A section of the Maylandia zebra isolate NMK-2024a linkage group LG8, Mzebra_GT3a, whole genome shotgun sequence genome encodes:
- the LOC101485780 gene encoding uncharacterized protein LOC101485780 isoform X6 — translation MSDEDLQSWGWTDLSTYSSSDSEKELQVTSFLRARVMSRRSLRLDEGLLDRSLPRGSASFSAGGGDWRNSRSLRSRRSQQHSVSCSESLLDAPHKPTVMALHNSSLHSVASDASLLSSLQNESSIQEQTQVDAFWGLDHDSDSKESTIIAEQGSVALNSTLIGLDTLCSKHPGQASRVFCKDCSALKSEPPLGEKEAGSASSKYTTDTSSTLMVPRASESEEPEPSTIYYRDRSRRRRTDVLQLWLDSCWLRIRRAAACCVSALTHTWQVCRGLKVNIQPDNGHRVRPGRGGAMSLTESSQRELQPNGSLCRTAGDAFRWLDTRWRHMTTNTPLSWFPVLLVVLSLLFLLFGLRWFGPAVLQLLLPAVNITEWRPAVSNIPALSSNSFLSSESQSGEGDVDESKEAGLLHSKPSPAETAAGEEEVGAAAEDAERLIRLEQSLMVLWERVEAGGRRAEQRHRELLRLYTGLQQLSSAQRDGVEASLSALLDQQLSELRKQLDEERWQREEVRRQDLLQQQTQTSRLDQLELQLQKLVAKTMEVQWRREAAGSLLSPSPTTLPAAVSVDRQSHDALLAEVVRLEAALGDVRRDVKLLSRCQDSCQQLATIQQAILGQVSAQVREEVRALLFSNQLTAGGDAAALPESLLRWLSERYVSEADLQAALASLELSILQNISLQLEQRRGEETVREPVLHAAEGVGATVTQEDVRAAVKDALRLFSEDRTGLADYALESGGGSILSTRCSETYETKAALLSLFGVPLCYLSQSPRAVIQPDVHPGNCWAFRGSTGFLVIRLSMRVLPSAFTLEHIPKALAPSGTLHSAPRDFAVYGLANESQERGKLLGTYTYDQDGDALQTFAVSEENGEAFQIIEVQVLSNWGHEEYTCMYRFRVHGTPGDV, via the exons ATGAGTGACGAGGACCTGCAGAGCTGGGGCTGGACTGACCT CTCCACCTACTCGTCGTCGGACTCTGAGAAGGAGCTGCAGGTCACCTCCTTCCTTCGGGCGAGGGTCATGTCGAGACGCAGCCTGCGGCTCGATGAAGGCCTGCTGGACCGCAGTCTTCCTCGTGGCAGCGCTTCCTTTAGTGCGGGAGGAGGCGACTGGAGGAACAGCAG GTCGCTGAGGTCCCGTCGTTCCCAGCAGCATTCGGTCTCCTGCTCCGAGTCGCTCCTCGATGCGCCGCATAAACCTACCGTCATGGCACTCCACAACAGCAGCCTCCACAGCGTGGCGTCCGACGCCTCCCTGCTCTCCTCCCTGCAGAACGAGTCCTCCATCCAGGAGCAAACGCAGGTCGACGCGTTCTGGG GTTTGGACCACGACTCGGATTCCAAAG AAAGCACCATCATCGCGGAGCAGGGCAGCGTCGCACTGAACAGCACTCTGATTGGTCTAGACACCCTCTGCAGCAAACACCCGGGCCAGGCCAGCAGGGTTTTCTGTAAAGACTGCAGCGCTCTGAAATCTGAGCCGCCGCTGGGTGAGAAGGAGGCCGGCTCCGCTTCCTCCAAATACACCACAGACACCTCCTCAACACTAATGGTGCCGCGAGCCTCAGAGTCCGAGGAACCAGAACCTTCTACCATTTACTACAGAGACAGAAGCCGCAGGAGGAGGACGG ATGTGCTGCAGCTGTGGCTCGACTCGTGTTGGCTGCGTATTAGGAGAGCCGCCGCCTGCTGCGTGTCTGCGCTGACGCACACCTGGCAGGTGTGTCGGGGGTTAAAGGTCAACATACAGCCCGATAATGGACACAGAG TTCGACCCGGCCGCGGCGGAGCCATGAGCCTGACGGAGTCCAGCCAGAGGGAGCTACAGCCCAACGGATCTCTGT GTCGGACAGCAGGCGACGCCTTCAGGTGGCTCGACACACGGTGGCGTCACATGACCACAAACACACCGCTGAGCTG GTTTCCTGTCCTCCTGGTGGTTctttctctgctgtttctcctgTTCG GTCTGCGCTGGTTTGGTCCAGCTGTTTTACAATTGCTGCTTCCAGCTGTTAACATCACAGAGTGGAGGCCAGCGGTCTCCAACATCCCCGCTCTGTCCTCTAACAGCTTCCTGTCCTCTGAGAGCCAATCAGGAGAGGGCGACGTAGATGAGTCAAAGGAGGCGGGGCTGCTtcacagcaaaccttcaccagcAGAAACGGCAGCAGGAGAGGAG GAAGTGGGGGCGGCGGCAGAAGATGCTGAGCGGCTCATTCGTCTGGAGCAGAGTCTGATGGTGCTGTGGGAGCGCGTGGAGGCCGGAGGACGGCGGGCGgagcagagacacagagagctgcTCCGGCTCTACACCGGCCTGCAGCAGCTCTCGTCTGCTCAGCGCGACGGCGTGGAGGCGTCGCTGAGCGCTCTGCTGGACCAGCAGCTGTCCGAGCTCAGGAAACAGCTGGACGAGGAGAGGTGGCAgagggaggag GTTCGCCGGCAGGATTTGTTGCAGCAGCAGACGCAGACGTCTCGTCTGGATCAGCTcgagctgcagctgcagaaactGGTGGCCAAAACGATG GAGGTTCAGTGGAGACGTGAAGCTGCTGGATCTCTCCTCTCGCCCTCGCCGACCACacttcctgctgctgtcag TGTTGACCGGCAGTCCCATGATGCCTTGCTAGCGGAGGTGGTTCGGTTGGAGGCGGCTCTGGGGGACGTCAGGCGGGACGTCAAGCTTCTGTCCAGATGTCAGGACAGCTGCCAACAGCTCGCCACAATCCAGCAGGCG ATTTTGGGGCAGGTCTCTGCTCAGGTGCGAGAGGAAGTTCGGGCACTGCTCTTCAGCAACCAGCTAACAGCGGGCGGAGACGCCGCCGCCCTCCCAGAGTCGCTCCTCCGGTGGCTCTCTGAGCGCTATGTGAGCGAGGCGGACCTGCAGGCGGCGCTGGCCTCTCTGGAGCTCAGCATCCTACAGAACATCAGCCTGCAGCTGGAGCAGCGGCGCGGCGAGGAGACGGTCAGAGAGCCTGTCCTGCATGCTGCTGAGGGCGTCGGGGCCACAGTCACCCAGGAG GATGTCCGTGCGGCGGTGAAGGACGCTCTGCGGCTGTTTTCTGAGGATCGAACCGGCCTGGCGGACTACGCTCTGGAGTCTGGAG GGGGCAGCATCCTGAGCACTCGCTGCTCGGAGACGTACGAGACGAAGGCGGCGCTGCTCAGCCTGTTCGGAGTCCCGCTCTGTTATTTATCTCAGTCTCCCCGAGCTGTGATCCAG CCCGACGTCCACCCGGGGAACTGCTGGGCCTTCAGAGGCTCCACGGGCTTCCTGGTGATCCGGCTCTCCATGAGGGTCCTGCCCTCGGCCTTCACCCTCGAGCACATCCCCAAAGCCCTGGCCCCGAGCGGGACGCTGCACAGCGCCCCCCGAGACTTCGCCGTCTAC GGTCTGGCTAACGAGAGCCAGGAGCGAGGCAAGCTGCTCGGCACCTACACCTACGACCAGGATGGAGACGCTCTCCAGACATTTGCTGTTTCA GAGGAGAACGGCGAAGCCTTTCAGATCATCGAGGTCCAGGTTTTATCTAACTGGGGCCACGAGGAGTACACCTGCATGTACCGCTTCAGGGTACACGGGACGCCCGGCGACGTCTGA